From Neomonachus schauinslandi chromosome 4, ASM220157v2, whole genome shotgun sequence:
TTAATCTCTcaggaggcagaggtgggcaAAGGACAGGGGGAAAGAAGCATGGGTGAATAACTCTTTTTACCCCAGTCCTGCAAGGGGAGATCCGCCTCTGGAAAATACTTAATCCAAAGTTCCTGACATGTGAGACCATGAGCCCAGATTTCTGTCCTTGTACCAAAGCTATGCTGAAGGGGATCAGAGGTTGCCAGATAAGGAGGTTGGATAAGAGATGTGGGAGGACAGAAATCTCGATTAATATGTTATCCCCTCCCTTAAAAGCCAAGTTCCCCCACAATTATAAAGTCCTTTTTATTAGTCAAAATCACAATCACCTTGATTAAAAGGATGGAACATGCCATCCTCAGCAGAAAATGATACAGTTTATAGAAaacttccccacccacccccccacaccccaattaaaaactagaaaaaaatctgccctccttccctgtgATGTCATGGTAGTCTGACTTCTCCAGTGGCATTGAAGCTCTGGAGTGGGCCAGCTCACCGCAGCACCCTCCACTTCaccttggggaggggagggatgctGGTGGTCAAGGAGGTTAAAACATTAGTTCCAGTAATACCAGTTTCCCAAACATgcacttccttccttttccccaagGCCTGGGACAAAGGGGAAAGGTGGACAGATATAAGCCCCACCATGAGGAGcaatttgaggaaggaaaataTAGTTCAAGGAGGTTAGAAGAATTCCAACacacctcttccctcccccattcaaaaaaagaaaaaaaggaagaaagaaaaagaaagaaagaaaagaaaaaaagaaagaaagaaaaagagaaagaaagaaagagaaagagaaagaaaaagaaaagaaaaacgcaGTTTGGGGTCTTTATCACACCAAAAATGGTTCCCCTCAGACCTGAGAAAAATACCAAGACACCCAGTCTGGGGAGGAGGTACTGGGAAACTGAGAGCTCGTCTACCCTTGAGCCTCCATTAATTTCATCTCCACAGCAACAGCTAAACTAGGTCCCTTTTCTTGGCAACCTGCACTGTCCAGAACTGGAGATGGAGAAATACAGGGCGAGGAGATCAGGAGGGCACCCCAGGCCTAGGGGTTCCCCCCCACGTTCCCTCAGTCCTCGGGTGGGATGCGCAGGGCAGAATACACCATCACCCGACTGTCCTCCTGCCGTCGGcctgcagaggggaaggggggtgagtCTTGCGCAGGGTGAGGGCAGAGCACTGACACATGGGGAGTCCTGGACAACAAGGGGGTCCCCAGATGGTGGGGATAAGTACAGATTCAAACCCACCAGTCACTGACTGGCTGAACCCAGGCTGCTCCTGGTGAAGCCTAGAGACTAAAGGTCACGAGTGGACAAAGCAAAACCCTGAAGGTGGTGGGATAGACCGACGAGGAGACAGAGAATGGTGGGCAATGGACCCGGGCTAGGGCTGGGCTCAGTCATGGGCAGTGGGCAGGCAGGTGGGATCTGCCAGGCGATCAGTCCAGGTAGTCAGTCCTTACACGAGAGGCTGCGCTGGATACTTCGGAGGGAACCTCCGGCTGTGATGAAGGCCCAAAGGCCCATGGAAACAGTGACTGCATAGATGGGCAGCAGGCTGGCCTCGTACCAGGGGTTCAGGAATGTCTAGGGATGGGGTAAGGGTAGAAAAGAAGttagcttctctctctgcctaatCCCCACATTCTCTCCGTGCCTTTGACCCAAACCTCCCCCCCCCTCTGACCCCGCCCCAGGTGGCTCACTCAAATCCCCCAGTCCTTCCCTTCAGGGCACCAACATCTTGTGGTTAAGAGGACTTTTGATTTTTAGCTCCCTCATAGgtttctgcccctcctgctcacctCAGGCCATTTGTTTTAGAGTTTGACTAATCCATTCAAACTCCTCCCGGAGTATCCCCAGAGCAGGTTATACAACTGATGCTGAGGTGAGAGACTTCTCAACACTtacctctctgcctcctccctcggtatattttcaaatgttaagaaGTGAGAATATATCTCCCCTCCATCCCACTCACCATTAAACTTTTTTCTCTCTAACTTGGGCCCATGTCCCCAACTCACCAGTCCCGAGGTCAGTAGGTGACTCCCAACCACCAGGCCCAAAGCCCAGTACCGTCTCCTCTCACAGGCATCAAAGAACACAACTCCCCAAAAGGTATGGAGCAGGATAATGGCTGCTGTCAGAAAGGCtgcagggagggagatggggatgAGCTACATCCCTcaacctctcccagcctcctgaGATGTTGAGCCAAAGAGGTCTCCCAGTGAAGGCTAATACATCAGATCAGGGCCAGGGATGGATGGGGCATGAAGGCAAGACAGAAA
This genomic window contains:
- the APH1A gene encoding gamma-secretase subunit APH-1A isoform X3 — encoded protein: MGAAVFFGCTFVAFGPAFALFLITVAGDPLRVIILVAGRCSALPTTSCLISGLSFGIISGVFSVINILADALGPGVVGIHGDSPYYFLTSAFLTAAIILLHTFWGVVFFDACERRRYWALGLVVGSHLLTSGLTFLNPWYEASLLPIYAVTVSMGLWAFITAGGSLRSIQRSLSCRRQEDSRVMVYSALRIPPED